The following coding sequences are from one Candidatus Nitrohelix vancouverensis window:
- a CDS encoding glutamine--tRNA ligase/YqeY domain fusion protein, which translates to MSHTEEERPSSSAEGSSGSHFIRQIIKQDNESGKFGGRVHTRFPPEPNGYLHIGHAKSICLNFGLAQDLNGVCNLRFDDTNPAKEEQAYVEAIQEDLRWLGFDWKEPAFFASDYFEQLYEFALQLIRKGSAYVDDLSPDEIREYRGTLSEPGRESPFRNRPVEESLDLFARMKSGEFEGGSRSLRAKIDMKSGNLNMRDPVMYRILKASHHRTGTEWSVYPMYDFAHGLCDSLENITHSLCTLEFEDHRPLYDWFLDQLEIYHPQQIEFARLNLNYTVLSKRKLLKMVQEKMVDGWNDPRMPTISGLRRRGYTPSAIRDFCERIGVSKSQGTVDVALLEHCAREDLNKSAARVMAVLNPLKVELINYPEGETEELVAENNPEDPEAGSRSLPFSRTLYIEQDDFMEDPPKKFFRLGPGREVRLKHAYIIKCEEVVKDEAGNITVLRCSYDPDSKSGGSNAGRKVKGTLHWVSAEHAVDAEVRLYDRLFLDENPGDEKVRPELKDAINPESMQTLQQCKVEPSLAQASPESRYQFLRLGYFCADQPRPDGVPVFNRTVTLRDTWGKILKQGS; encoded by the coding sequence ATGTCCCACACTGAGGAAGAGCGTCCTTCAAGCTCCGCTGAAGGTTCTTCTGGCTCGCATTTTATTCGCCAGATCATAAAGCAGGATAACGAAAGCGGCAAGTTTGGCGGTCGCGTGCATACGCGTTTTCCCCCGGAACCCAACGGTTATCTCCATATAGGCCACGCAAAATCCATTTGCCTGAACTTTGGACTGGCGCAGGATTTGAACGGAGTTTGTAATCTGAGATTCGACGACACCAACCCGGCCAAGGAGGAACAGGCTTATGTGGAAGCGATTCAGGAGGATCTGCGCTGGCTTGGGTTCGACTGGAAAGAACCGGCGTTTTTTGCATCCGATTATTTTGAACAGCTCTATGAGTTTGCCCTGCAACTGATTCGCAAGGGTTCCGCTTATGTGGACGATCTGAGCCCGGACGAGATTCGCGAATACCGCGGGACCCTTTCGGAGCCGGGGCGGGAAAGTCCGTTCAGGAATCGACCGGTTGAAGAGAGTCTGGACCTGTTTGCGCGCATGAAATCCGGCGAGTTTGAAGGCGGCAGTCGCTCTCTGCGCGCCAAAATAGATATGAAATCCGGCAATCTGAACATGCGCGATCCGGTGATGTACCGCATTCTGAAGGCGTCGCACCATCGCACCGGGACGGAATGGTCGGTTTATCCCATGTATGATTTCGCGCATGGACTTTGCGATTCTCTGGAAAATATCACGCATTCGCTGTGTACCCTGGAGTTCGAAGATCATCGCCCGCTGTACGACTGGTTCCTGGATCAGTTGGAGATTTACCATCCTCAGCAGATTGAGTTCGCGCGTTTGAATCTGAACTACACGGTTTTGAGCAAACGCAAATTGCTCAAGATGGTGCAGGAAAAAATGGTGGATGGATGGAACGACCCGCGCATGCCGACGATTTCCGGTCTGAGGCGTCGCGGTTACACGCCGTCGGCGATCCGGGATTTTTGCGAACGCATCGGCGTGTCCAAAAGTCAGGGCACAGTGGACGTCGCCTTGCTCGAACATTGCGCGCGCGAGGATTTGAATAAAAGCGCGGCGCGGGTGATGGCGGTGCTCAATCCATTGAAGGTGGAATTGATCAATTACCCGGAAGGTGAAACGGAGGAACTGGTAGCGGAGAACAACCCGGAAGACCCGGAAGCGGGTTCCCGAAGCTTACCCTTTTCCCGAACCTTGTACATCGAGCAAGATGACTTCATGGAAGACCCGCCAAAGAAATTTTTCAGGCTGGGGCCGGGCAGGGAAGTGCGCTTGAAGCACGCCTATATTATCAAGTGCGAGGAGGTCGTTAAGGACGAGGCTGGGAATATCACCGTTCTCCGGTGTTCCTACGATCCGGACAGCAAGAGCGGCGGCTCTAATGCGGGGCGCAAGGTCAAGGGCACCCTGCACTGGGTGTCTGCCGAGCATGCGGTGGACGCGGAAGTGCGCTTGTACGACCGTTTGTTTCTGGATGAGAATCCCGGCGATGAAAAAGTGCGACCGGAACTGAAGGACGCGATCAATCCTGAATCCATGCAAACGCTTCAACAGTGCAAGGTCGAACCGAGTTTAGCCCAGGCAAGCCCGGAAAGCCGATACCAGTTCCTGCGACTGGGGTATTTTTGCGCAGACCAACCCCGACCCGACGGAGTTCCAGTTTTTAATCGCACCGTCACGCTCCGCGATACCTGGGGGAAAATTTTGAAACAAGGCTCCTGA